A window of the Desulforapulum autotrophicum HRM2 genome harbors these coding sequences:
- a CDS encoding trimethylamine methyltransferase family protein — protein MALHTLIQVLDPKDLNRIHSSTLEVLETVGVEMKNKQALSLFHAAGATVNGSRVMIPGKLVEAAIESAPASFTLFARDEKKSLTIGEGQTRTHVEPSNGNIYTLDLQRGRRLASLSDLIDFYKLAQASKICDISGGIPVEPSDIDPQNAHLTIFQETLRHTDKPIKRNVATRKEIETTFAMFEIAKGVKGYLREHPSIYASVNPLSPLAYDDVPLETIITYAEHNQPITVLSCAMAGVSAPMGLMGAAVLQNAEILAGLVLTQIIRPGAPFIYAPATAVPNMQNAQYVTGSPESNLINLANIQLAREMYRLPTRTMAGLTDAKTVDTQAGLETMQNLFQCMLGGVSIINECLGVLDSIMTNCYEKFILDEEMISRILRFMEGMDTSQEELSVEVIRAVGPRGSFLTHPSTLQKCRNAWRPMVSDWGNYDHWAKNGKKEVVQVAAEKVQEILSSCPETTLNPDAEAELAAFVKNKII, from the coding sequence ATGGCATTGCATACGCTAATCCAGGTCCTTGACCCGAAGGACTTAAATCGAATCCACAGCAGCACCCTGGAGGTTCTGGAGACCGTGGGAGTGGAGATGAAAAATAAACAAGCCCTTTCGCTTTTCCATGCAGCAGGGGCCACGGTAAACGGCAGCAGGGTCATGATTCCGGGAAAACTGGTGGAAGCGGCCATCGAGTCCGCACCGGCGTCATTTACTCTTTTTGCACGGGATGAAAAAAAATCCCTCACCATCGGGGAAGGACAGACCCGAACCCATGTGGAGCCCAGTAACGGCAATATTTATACCCTGGATCTCCAACGGGGAAGACGCCTTGCTTCCCTGTCCGACCTCATCGATTTTTACAAACTGGCCCAGGCAAGTAAGATTTGCGATATCAGCGGCGGTATCCCGGTTGAACCCAGCGATATAGATCCCCAGAATGCCCACCTGACAATTTTTCAGGAGACTCTCCGGCACACGGACAAACCAATCAAAAGGAACGTGGCCACCCGAAAAGAAATTGAAACCACATTTGCCATGTTCGAAATTGCCAAGGGGGTTAAGGGCTACCTTAGGGAGCACCCCTCCATTTACGCCAGCGTTAACCCGCTGAGCCCCCTGGCCTATGACGACGTTCCCCTGGAAACAATCATCACCTATGCAGAACACAACCAGCCGATAACTGTTCTCTCCTGTGCCATGGCCGGAGTTTCAGCCCCCATGGGACTCATGGGAGCTGCTGTTCTCCAGAATGCCGAAATCCTGGCTGGGCTTGTCCTGACCCAGATAATCAGGCCTGGTGCCCCTTTTATTTATGCACCGGCAACGGCAGTTCCCAATATGCAGAATGCCCAGTATGTCACCGGATCTCCTGAATCAAATCTGATCAACCTTGCCAATATCCAGCTCGCCCGGGAAATGTACAGGCTTCCCACCCGGACCATGGCTGGTCTTACCGATGCCAAGACCGTTGACACCCAGGCAGGCCTGGAAACCATGCAGAATCTTTTTCAATGTATGCTTGGCGGGGTCAGTATCATCAACGAATGCCTGGGGGTGTTAGACTCCATCATGACAAACTGCTATGAGAAATTCATTCTGGATGAGGAAATGATCAGCCGGATTCTGAGATTCATGGAAGGGATGGACACCTCCCAGGAGGAACTTTCCGTGGAGGTTATCCGGGCGGTGGGGCCCAGGGGTTCCTTTCTTACCCATCCCAGCACCCTGCAGAAATGCCGGAATGCCTGGCGTCCAATGGTGTCGGATTGGGGAAATTATGACCACTGGGCCAAGAATGGAAAAAAAGAAGTGGTCCAGGTTGCCGCAGAAAAGGTCCAGGAAATACTGTCATCCTGTCCAGAAACCACCCTGAATCCAGATGCGGAAGCAGAACTTGCCGCTTTTGTAAAAAACAAAATAATATAA
- a CDS encoding phosphate/phosphite/phosphonate ABC transporter substrate-binding protein: MKKINVSLCFLLCWIFISPANCIAGDKYKLSMLPRYYPKKIKEMIVPLAEYLSKEIGATITAVLTKDFTEYENQLKNGEIEIGFENPLVYTKVSQKHEVLAMAIQEKGGNQFRGIIITRPDSNIQLFSDLRHKKIIIVGKTSAGGFLSQKLSLAKNGILVEKDCDIEEAANNKQENVIISVSIGDADAGFIRESALHIADQYIQPGSVVVMTPCEWLPNWAISVNRAMPGPVKAAIKSAILALDKNSPVLKAMHIAGFKSAVDSEYDIIRNIL, translated from the coding sequence ATGAAGAAAATAAACGTTTCCCTGTGTTTTTTATTATGCTGGATCTTTATTTCTCCTGCCAATTGTATTGCGGGAGATAAATATAAATTATCCATGTTACCAAGGTATTACCCTAAAAAAATTAAAGAGATGATCGTTCCACTGGCCGAATATCTCTCTAAGGAAATTGGTGCAACAATAACTGCTGTCCTCACCAAAGATTTTACAGAATATGAAAACCAATTAAAAAACGGTGAAATCGAAATCGGCTTTGAAAATCCACTGGTATATACAAAGGTCTCACAAAAACATGAAGTCCTGGCCATGGCAATACAAGAAAAGGGAGGGAATCAATTTAGGGGTATTATCATCACACGCCCAGATAGTAATATTCAATTATTTAGTGACCTGCGACATAAAAAAATAATAATTGTTGGAAAAACCTCAGCCGGGGGATTCCTTTCACAGAAATTATCCCTGGCCAAAAATGGCATTTTGGTTGAAAAAGATTGTGATATTGAAGAGGCTGCCAATAATAAACAGGAAAATGTGATTATCTCCGTCAGCATTGGTGATGCGGACGCGGGTTTCATAAGAGAGTCTGCCCTTCATATTGCAGACCAGTACATCCAGCCCGGGAGTGTCGTGGTGATGACCCCCTGCGAGTGGTTACCCAATTGGGCCATTTCTGTAAACAGGGCAATGCCCGGTCCTGTTAAAGCGGCAATCAAGTCAGCAATACTGGCACTGGATAAAAATTCACCGGTACTGAAAGCGATGCATATTGCAGGGTTTAAATCTGCTGTGGACAGTGAGTACGATATAATCCGCAATATCTTATAG